The following coding sequences lie in one Benincasa hispida cultivar B227 chromosome 6, ASM972705v1, whole genome shotgun sequence genomic window:
- the LOC120080282 gene encoding (R)-mandelonitrile lyase 1-like, translating to MASLFLLILTLFTFHIQIGVLSSQTIPNQDDSFMKFVQNANALTTTEKYDYIIIGGGTAGCPLAATLSSNFSVLVLERGSDPNAFPLVLSQEGMANTLTDDDDGSNPFQRFVSEDGVENIRGRVLGGGSMINVGFYSRAQPEFFQNSGVQWDMKLVEEAYRWIEDTIVSQPELGPWQSAFREALVEAGVGPDNGYDLSHVVGTRIGGSIFDSRGRRHGAVELLNKANPKNLKVATQATVKRIIFSQSNGLTATGVLYSDSKGKVHKATISKNGEIILSAGAIGSPQLLLSSGIGPRSHLSSLKLHVVLDNPHVGQSMADNPRFGAAIVLPFLTPPTSVQVVGTLKPNIHIESLSTILPFSISPPFALLPPRSSAVNLSVAIFAGKFSTVSSTGSLRLDGGKNPIVRFNYLSHPDDLERCVEGVRKVGELVNTQVMERIKTRDLEGKMGFKFLGTSLPENMSDYCLVGEFCRKTVTTFWHYHGGCLVGKVVDGNYKVIGIKNLRVVDGSIFSLSPGTNPMATVMMLGRYVGLKMMEERLGQRSKPFGY from the exons ATGGCTTCCCTTTTCCTACTCATACTTACTCTATTTACTTTTCATATTCAAATTGGAGTTCTCTCCTCACAAACTATACCAAATCAAG ATGACAGTTTCATGAAGTTTGTACAAAACGCCAATGCTTTAACAACAACAGAAAAATACGACTATATAATAATAGGAGGAGGCACAGCTGGTTGCCCATTAGCTGCAACATTATCATCAAATTTCTCCGTCCTTGTTCTTGAAAGAGGAAGTGACCCAAATGCCTTCCCCTTAGTCCTATCCCAAGAAGGCATGGCCAACACTCTCACCGACGATGACGACGGCAGTAACCCATTCCAACGATTCGTTTCTGAAGACGGTGTCGAGAACATTAGAGGCCGAGTCCTCGGTGGAGGTAGCATGATCAATGTCGGGTTCTACTCAAGAGCTCAACCGGAGTTCTTCCAAAACTCTGGTGTCCAATGGGACATGAAGTTGGTAGAGGAGGCATACCGGTGGATCGAAGACACGATTGTTTCTCAACCAGAGTTGGGCCCTTGGCAATCGGCTTTCAGGGAAGCACTTGTGGAAGCTGGAGTTGGCCCTGATAATGGATATGATTTGAGTCATGTTGTTGGAACAAGAATTGGAGGTTCTATCTTTGATTCTAGAGGAAGGAGACATGGAGCTGTGGAGCTTCTCAACAAGGCTAATCCTAAAAATCTTAAAGTTGCAACCCAAGCCACAGTCAAAAGAATTATCTTCTCTCAATCTAATG GTTTAACAGCAACTGGGGTCTTATATTCCGATTCAAAAGGCAAAGTTCACAAAGCAACCATCTCTAAAAATGGAGAAATCATTCTAAGTGCCGGCGCTATTGGGAGCCCTCAACTTCTTCTCTCAAGTGGGATTGGCCCAAGATCTCATCTTTCATCCTTGAAACTACATGTCGTTCTTGATAATCCACATGTCGGTCAATCTATGGCCGACAACCCCCGCTTCGGTGCTGCCATCGTCCTTCCATTTCTCACCCCACCGACGTCGGTACAAGTCGTCGGAACTTTAAAACCTAACATCCACATTGAATCTCTCTCAACTATTTTACCCTTTTCAATCTCCCCACCTTTCGCACTTCTTCCTCCTCGCTCCTCTGCCGTTAATCTCAGCGTCGCCATTTTTGCTGGAAAATTCTCTACCGTGTCCTCCACCGGAAGTCTCCGGCTGGACGGCGGAAAAAACCCAATTGTACGATTTAATTACTTATCACATCCAGATGATCTTGAGCGGTGTGTTGAAGGGGTTAGAAAAGTTGGAGAATTGGTTAATACCCAAGTTATGGAGAGGATAAAGACGAGGGATTTAGAGGGTAAAATGGGGTTTAAGTTTCTGGGGACTTCGTTGCCGGAAAACATGTCGGATTATTGTTTGGTTGGAGAGTTCTGTCGGAAAACCGTGACGACATTTTGGCATTACCATGGAGGATGTTTGGTCGGAAAAGTAGTCGACGGTAATTATAAAGTCATCGGAATTAAAAACCTTCGTGTTGTTGATGgttctattttttctctctcgcCGGGAACCAATCCTATGGCCACCGTGATGATGTTGGGCAG GTATGTTGGCCTTAAGATGATGGAAGAAAGATTGGGTCAAAGATCCAAACCATTTGGCTACTGA